A stretch of Crossiella cryophila DNA encodes these proteins:
- the nth gene encoding endonuclease III produces MVRALAEGYPDAHCELDFTNPLELAVATILSAQCTDKRVNEVTPALFARYKTAADYAGADRAELEEYIRSTGFFRNKTTSIMGLGAALVEKHAGQVPKRLVDLVELPGVGRKTANVILGNAFGVPGITVDTHFGRLVRRWGWTAETDPVKVEKIIGELVPRKEWTMLSHWIIFHGRRVCHARKPACGACFLARECPSFGEGELDPVKAAELVKGPEAPHLLALAETRR; encoded by the coding sequence ATGGTGCGGGCGCTCGCCGAGGGTTACCCCGACGCGCACTGCGAACTCGACTTCACCAACCCCCTAGAGCTGGCCGTGGCGACCATCCTGTCCGCCCAGTGCACCGACAAGCGGGTCAACGAGGTCACCCCGGCGCTGTTCGCCAGGTACAAGACCGCGGCCGACTACGCGGGCGCGGACCGCGCCGAGCTGGAGGAGTACATCCGCTCCACCGGCTTCTTCCGCAACAAGACCACCTCGATCATGGGCCTCGGCGCCGCGCTGGTGGAGAAACACGCTGGTCAGGTGCCCAAACGCCTGGTCGACCTCGTCGAACTGCCCGGGGTCGGGCGCAAGACGGCCAACGTCATCCTCGGCAATGCCTTCGGCGTGCCGGGGATCACCGTGGACACCCACTTCGGCCGCCTGGTGCGCCGCTGGGGCTGGACCGCCGAAACCGACCCGGTGAAGGTGGAGAAGATCATCGGCGAGCTGGTCCCGCGCAAGGAGTGGACCATGCTCTCGCACTGGATCATCTTCCACGGCCGCCGCGTCTGCCACGCCCGCAAACCCGCCTGCGGGGCCTGCTTCCTGGCCAGGGAATGCCCGTCCTTCGGCGAGGGCGAACTCGACCCGGTCAAGGCCGCCGAGCTGGTCAAGGGGCCGGAGGCACCGCACCTGCTGGCACTGGCGGAGACCCGGCGGTGA
- a CDS encoding TlpA disulfide reductase family protein has product MRWFVLIVVLALAAVIALWPRGGEVTPSGSPGPAPAAEPDLAPLRAKAQLAPCPQPGPTDSVVGQLSGVRVPCLGQEGLTDLGSALAAKATLINVWATWCQPCRAELPILAEYAAGEGAVPVLGLQVRNDSRSAGLELLAALNVKLPSVADADGAAQAALKVPPALPASYLVRPDGEVRRITQPLLFTSVEQVRRAVADNLGGAR; this is encoded by the coding sequence GTGCGATGGTTCGTGCTGATCGTGGTGCTGGCCCTGGCCGCGGTCATCGCGCTGTGGCCGCGCGGCGGCGAGGTCACCCCCAGCGGATCACCTGGGCCGGCCCCGGCGGCCGAACCCGACCTGGCCCCGCTGCGGGCCAAGGCCCAGCTCGCGCCCTGCCCGCAGCCCGGCCCCACCGACAGCGTGGTCGGCCAGCTGTCCGGCGTCCGGGTGCCCTGCCTCGGCCAGGAGGGCCTCACCGACCTCGGCTCGGCACTGGCGGCCAAAGCCACCCTGATCAACGTGTGGGCCACCTGGTGCCAGCCCTGCCGCGCCGAACTGCCCATCCTGGCCGAATACGCCGCGGGCGAGGGCGCGGTGCCGGTGCTCGGCCTCCAGGTCCGCAACGACAGCCGCTCCGCCGGACTGGAACTGCTGGCCGCGCTCAACGTCAAACTGCCCTCGGTGGCCGATGCCGACGGCGCCGCGCAGGCCGCGCTCAAGGTGCCGCCCGCCCTGCCCGCCTCCTACCTCGTCCGCCCGGACGGCGAGGTCCGCAGAATCACCCAGCCGCTGCTGTTCACCTCGGTCGAACAGGTCCGCAGGGCGGTCGCCGACAACCTGGGGGGCGCCCGATGA
- a CDS encoding NUDIX hydrolase: MTHGPLVDPAELPDWLAPLVKTTAEIDHSAFTKYNPKATAGVRQAAVLILLGEQHPGSGPDVLLLRRADGLNSHPGQVSFPGGAVDPTDSGVVEAALREAHEEAGVLPESVRPVALLPELYITPSEFMVTSVLGHWEKPGPVAPVDFGETAAVARVPIAYLADPANRFRVRHSSGWLGPAFAVPGMLVWGFTAGLLAGVIRLAGWEQPWDETDVRDLEASWRAVEELPGEESA; encoded by the coding sequence ATGACGCACGGTCCACTGGTCGACCCGGCCGAGCTGCCCGACTGGCTCGCACCCCTGGTCAAGACCACCGCGGAGATCGACCACTCCGCGTTCACCAAGTACAACCCGAAGGCCACCGCCGGCGTGCGCCAGGCCGCGGTGCTCATCCTGCTCGGCGAACAACACCCCGGCTCAGGGCCGGACGTGCTGCTGCTGCGCCGCGCCGACGGCCTCAACTCCCACCCCGGCCAGGTCAGCTTCCCCGGCGGCGCGGTCGACCCGACCGACTCCGGCGTGGTCGAGGCGGCGCTGCGGGAGGCGCACGAGGAGGCCGGGGTGCTGCCGGAGAGCGTGCGCCCGGTCGCCCTGCTGCCCGAGCTGTACATCACCCCCAGCGAGTTCATGGTCACCTCGGTGCTCGGGCACTGGGAGAAACCCGGCCCGGTCGCCCCGGTCGACTTCGGCGAGACCGCCGCGGTGGCCAGGGTGCCCATCGCCTACCTGGCCGATCCGGCCAACCGGTTCCGGGTCCGGCACTCCTCCGGCTGGCTCGGCCCTGCCTTCGCCGTGCCGGGCATGCTGGTCTGGGGTTTCACCGCCGGACTGCTCGCAGGCGTGATCCGGCTGGCCGGCTGGGAGCAACCCTGGGACGAGACGGACGTCCGAGATCTTGAGGCCTCCTGGCGGGCCGTCGAAGAGCTACCAGGCGAGGAGAGCGCGTGA
- a CDS encoding MarP family serine protease, which yields MNWVDLLVVLLAIVAALSGARQGVVIAAPAILGALGGALLGLVLAPIVVAQFTNVTVRVVVLVAVIVLLAVLGETLGVLIGRPLREKIHRSRIVWLDNTLGAIVQGAVVFVVAWLLAVPLTSVAGLPGLSGAVKGSAVLGTVDEVMPQAGKDLSGELRRLLNVSGFPTLLDPFSSTPRTDVGPADAALGNSPIAKELQASVLKVRAQASSCSRALEGTGFVISRGRVMTNAHVVAGADTVAVEVGRGQFDATVVLYDPQTDVAVLDVPDLTAAALPFAPADAKSGQDGIVLGYPLDGPYTATAARIRDRIQLRGPDIYESRTVTRDVYTVRGTVRSGNSGGPLVDPQGRVIGVVFGAAVDDQETGFVLTAAEVAAEVKDAPKLTRRVSTGACAR from the coding sequence GTGAACTGGGTCGACCTCCTGGTGGTGCTGCTGGCGATCGTGGCGGCACTGTCCGGGGCCAGGCAGGGCGTGGTCATCGCCGCACCCGCGATCCTGGGCGCGCTCGGCGGCGCGCTGCTCGGCCTGGTGCTGGCGCCGATCGTGGTCGCCCAGTTCACCAACGTCACCGTGCGGGTGGTGGTGCTGGTCGCGGTGATCGTGCTGCTCGCGGTGCTCGGCGAGACCCTGGGCGTGCTGATCGGCCGCCCGCTGCGGGAGAAGATCCACCGCTCCCGGATCGTCTGGCTGGACAACACCCTGGGCGCGATCGTGCAGGGCGCGGTGGTCTTCGTGGTGGCCTGGCTGCTCGCGGTGCCGCTGACCTCGGTGGCAGGCCTGCCAGGGCTGTCCGGGGCGGTCAAGGGCTCTGCCGTGCTGGGCACCGTGGACGAGGTCATGCCGCAGGCAGGCAAGGACCTCTCCGGCGAACTGCGCAGGCTGCTCAACGTCTCCGGCTTCCCGACCCTGCTCGACCCGTTCAGCTCCACCCCGCGCACCGACGTCGGCCCGGCCGACGCCGCCCTGGGCAACAGCCCGATCGCCAAGGAACTCCAGGCCAGCGTGCTCAAGGTGCGGGCCCAGGCCTCCTCCTGCTCCCGCGCGCTGGAGGGCACCGGGTTCGTCATCTCCCGCGGCCGGGTGATGACCAACGCGCACGTGGTGGCGGGCGCGGACACGGTGGCCGTGGAGGTCGGCCGAGGGCAGTTCGACGCGACCGTGGTGCTCTACGACCCGCAGACCGACGTGGCCGTGCTCGACGTGCCCGACCTGACCGCCGCCGCACTGCCCTTCGCCCCGGCCGACGCCAAGTCCGGCCAGGACGGCATCGTGCTCGGCTACCCGCTCGACGGCCCCTACACCGCAACCGCGGCCCGGATCAGGGACCGCATCCAGCTGCGCGGCCCGGACATCTACGAGTCCCGCACCGTCACCAGGGACGTCTACACCGTGCGCGGCACAGTGCGCAGCGGCAACTCCGGCGGCCCGCTGGTCGACCCGCAGGGCCGGGTCATCGGCGTGGTCTTCGGCGCCGCGGTGGACGACCAGGAGACCGGGTTCGTGCTCACCGCGGCCGAGGTCGCCGCCGAGGTCAAGGACGCGCCGAAGCTCACCCGGCGGGTCTCCACCGGGGCCTGCGCGCGCTGA
- a CDS encoding phage holin family protein, whose product MSGVTRAQHNASGSPDGAGLPPVPSIPLSDFEAAPGEQSIGGLVREATTHLSTLLRSELELAKAELGAEVKKGVKGSVYFILALAVLAFSMFFLFFTLGELLSVWLPRWGGFGIVFVLMLVSAGLLGFLGYRRVRTIRGPKRTIETLKDTGKVLPRRHTAEAEQQQSA is encoded by the coding sequence ATGTCGGGCGTGACCCGCGCCCAGCACAACGCCAGCGGCAGCCCCGACGGCGCCGGGCTGCCGCCCGTCCCGTCCATCCCGCTGTCGGACTTCGAGGCCGCGCCAGGTGAGCAGTCGATCGGCGGCCTGGTCCGCGAGGCGACCACCCACCTGTCCACGCTGCTCCGCAGTGAACTGGAACTAGCCAAGGCCGAGCTGGGTGCGGAGGTGAAGAAGGGCGTCAAGGGCAGTGTCTACTTCATCCTCGCCCTGGCCGTGCTCGCCTTCAGCATGTTCTTCCTGTTCTTCACCCTCGGCGAGCTGCTCTCGGTGTGGCTGCCACGGTGGGGCGGTTTCGGCATCGTGTTCGTGCTGATGCTGGTCTCGGCCGGGCTGCTCGGGTTCCTCGGTTACCGCAGGGTGCGCACCATCCGCGGCCCGAAGCGGACCATCGAGACGCTCAAGGACACCGGCAAGGTGCTGCCCCGCCGCCACACCGCCGAGGCGGAGCAGCAGCAGTCCGCCTGA
- the nhaA gene encoding Na+/H+ antiporter NhaA: MHARLRRPKAAAAEFARYLRTETVGGVVLLVATAIALLWANSPWGESFRLLRDFPIGLDALHLKLTVGEWAKDGLLALFFFVVGLELKRELVIGELAEVRSALLPVIAAMGGMMVPAMVALAVSAGSPGAQGAWAIPVATDIAFALGVLALTGSGMPSSARIFLLSLAVVDDLGAIAVIAIAFTAKFDLLAFGAAILLCALYWYLQHKRIRSSWLYVPIGLLTWYAVHASGIHATIAGVALGLLTRVRPDPYEREAPALRLEHRLQPYSAGFAVPVFALFAAGVPIGADALRMLTQDPIALAVIAGLLAGKLLGIFGFSFVAVKLGLAEKPAELSWRDMAAVAMLGGVGFTVSLLIAELALPAGEAEVAKAAVLVASAVAALLAALMLLRRSRAHRGTETVD; the protein is encoded by the coding sequence GTGCACGCTCGCCTCCGCCGCCCCAAGGCCGCCGCCGCCGAGTTCGCCCGCTACCTGCGCACCGAGACCGTCGGTGGTGTCGTGCTGCTGGTCGCCACCGCCATCGCCCTGCTCTGGGCCAACTCGCCGTGGGGCGAGTCCTTCCGCCTCCTGCGCGATTTCCCGATCGGCCTGGATGCCCTGCATCTGAAGCTGACCGTGGGCGAGTGGGCCAAGGACGGGCTGCTCGCGCTGTTCTTCTTCGTGGTCGGCCTTGAGCTGAAACGCGAACTGGTCATCGGCGAGCTGGCCGAGGTGCGCTCGGCGCTGCTGCCGGTGATCGCCGCGATGGGCGGCATGATGGTGCCTGCCATGGTGGCGCTGGCGGTCTCGGCCGGTTCGCCCGGGGCGCAGGGCGCCTGGGCGATCCCGGTGGCCACCGACATCGCCTTCGCCCTTGGTGTGCTCGCGCTGACCGGTTCCGGCATGCCGAGCAGTGCGCGGATCTTCCTGCTCAGCCTGGCCGTGGTGGACGACCTGGGCGCCATCGCGGTGATCGCGATCGCCTTCACCGCCAAGTTCGATCTGCTGGCCTTCGGTGCGGCCATCCTGTTGTGCGCGCTGTACTGGTACCTGCAGCACAAGCGGATCCGCAGCTCCTGGCTGTACGTGCCGATCGGGCTGCTGACCTGGTACGCGGTGCACGCCTCCGGCATCCACGCCACCATCGCCGGGGTGGCGCTGGGCCTGCTGACCAGGGTCCGCCCCGACCCGTACGAGCGGGAGGCGCCCGCGCTGCGGCTGGAGCACCGGTTGCAGCCCTATTCGGCCGGGTTCGCGGTGCCGGTGTTCGCGCTGTTCGCCGCCGGGGTGCCGATCGGCGCGGACGCGTTGCGGATGCTCACCCAGGACCCGATCGCGCTGGCGGTGATCGCCGGGCTGCTGGCCGGGAAGCTGCTGGGCATCTTCGGTTTCTCCTTCGTCGCGGTGAAGCTGGGACTGGCCGAGAAACCGGCGGAACTGAGCTGGCGGGACATGGCCGCGGTGGCCATGCTCGGCGGCGTCGGGTTCACCGTCAGCCTGCTCATCGCCGAACTGGCGCTGCCCGCCGGTGAGGCCGAGGTGGCCAAGGCGGCGGTGCTGGTGGCCTCGGCGGTGGCCGCGCTGCTGGCCGCGTTGATGTTGCTGCGCCGAAGCAGGGCGCACCGGGGCACGGAAACTGTGGACTGA
- a CDS encoding sulfite exporter TauE/SafE family protein: MPADAPTESPRPHAVRLMLIGLAAGVLAGLFGVGGGIVIVPALTALCGRDQRQAVGTSVMAIGPLAISGTVGYLYAGEVDVYIAVPLALGTMIGAWLGAALLDRVPLALLRWLYAALALATAIRFLTVPGVTSGPVEHDLLALSLLIPVGVPIGVLAGLTGIGGSTAMVPVMQLGYGVGAAMAKGTSLLVVLPSSVLGAWRNARNGNGSLRDAAWIGGAGAFTAIGTSFLSVSLDPRLSDLLFGGLLVLISIRTVWPDLRRRGTRSG; the protein is encoded by the coding sequence GTGCCCGCTGACGCGCCGACCGAGTCACCGCGGCCGCACGCGGTGCGGCTGATGCTCATCGGACTGGCCGCGGGTGTGCTGGCCGGACTGTTCGGGGTGGGCGGCGGCATCGTGATCGTGCCCGCGCTGACCGCGTTGTGCGGCCGGGACCAGCGGCAGGCGGTGGGCACCTCGGTGATGGCGATCGGCCCGCTGGCCATCTCCGGCACGGTCGGCTACCTCTACGCCGGCGAGGTCGACGTCTACATCGCGGTCCCGCTGGCCCTTGGCACCATGATCGGCGCCTGGCTGGGCGCGGCCCTGCTGGACCGGGTGCCGCTGGCCCTGCTGCGCTGGCTGTACGCGGCGCTGGCGCTGGCCACCGCGATCCGCTTCCTGACCGTGCCCGGCGTGACCAGCGGCCCGGTCGAGCACGACCTGCTCGCGCTCTCCCTGCTGATCCCGGTCGGCGTGCCCATCGGCGTGCTGGCCGGGCTGACCGGCATCGGCGGCAGCACCGCGATGGTCCCGGTCATGCAGCTGGGCTACGGCGTCGGCGCGGCCATGGCCAAGGGCACCTCGCTGCTGGTGGTGCTGCCCTCCTCGGTGCTGGGCGCCTGGCGCAACGCGCGCAACGGCAACGGCTCGCTCCGGGACGCGGCCTGGATCGGCGGCGCGGGCGCGTTCACCGCGATCGGCACCAGCTTCCTGTCGGTGTCGCTGGACCCCCGGCTGTCCGATTTGCTCTTCGGCGGACTGCTGGTGCTGATCTCAATTCGGACAGTTTGGCCGGATCTCCGGCGAAGAGGCACTCGTTCGGGCTAG
- the acs gene encoding acetate--CoA ligase gives MTPPSGDAGSSNTLDNLLTESRTFPPSAEFAAEANAKPALYEQAAADREAFWAEQAEQLHWHTPFTKVLDWTDAPFAKWFLGGRINVAYNCVDRHVASGHGEQVAIHWEGEPGDTRTITYANLKDEVSKAANALASLGLVAGDRVAIYMPMVPEAIFAMLACARLGLPHSVVFAGFSAEALRSRIEDASARLVITTDGQYRRGKPAALKPAVDEAVASNPSVEHVLVVRRTESEVDWTDGRDLWWHDLVEAQSTEHTAEAFDAEHPLYILYTSGTTGKPKGILHTSGGYLTQAAYTHRNVFDLKPETDVYWCTADIGWVTGHSYIVYGPLANRATQVVYEGTPNTPHEGRHWEIVQKYGVSIYYTAPTLIRTFMKWGADIPAKYDLSSLRVLGSVGEPINPEAWMWYREHVGANRTPIVDTWWQTETGAIMISPLPGVTSTKPGSAMGPLPGIGAKVVDEAGNEVGKGGGGYLVLDQPWPSMLRGIWGDEARFRETYWSRFESQGFYFAGDGAKYDTDGAIWLLGRVDDVMNVSGHRISTTEVESALVSHPTVAEAAVVGAADPTTGQGIVAFVILRGDAVDGGDAAVQALRNHVAKEIGPIAKPRQIMVVPELPKTRSGKIMRRLLRDVAENRQVGDVTTLADSTVMNLISAGLQKGSASED, from the coding sequence ATGACCCCGCCTAGTGGCGACGCCGGATCGAGCAACACCTTGGACAACCTGCTCACCGAGAGCAGGACGTTCCCGCCCAGCGCGGAGTTCGCCGCCGAGGCCAACGCCAAGCCCGCCCTGTACGAGCAGGCGGCGGCGGACCGGGAGGCGTTCTGGGCCGAACAGGCCGAACAGCTCCACTGGCACACGCCGTTCACCAAGGTCCTGGACTGGACCGACGCCCCGTTCGCGAAGTGGTTCCTCGGCGGCCGGATCAACGTCGCCTACAACTGCGTCGACCGGCACGTGGCCTCCGGGCACGGTGAGCAGGTCGCCATCCACTGGGAGGGCGAGCCCGGCGACACCCGCACCATCACCTACGCCAACCTCAAGGACGAGGTCAGCAAGGCGGCCAACGCGCTGGCCTCGCTCGGCCTGGTCGCGGGCGACCGGGTGGCCATCTACATGCCGATGGTGCCCGAGGCGATCTTCGCCATGCTCGCCTGCGCGCGGCTCGGGCTGCCGCACAGTGTGGTCTTCGCCGGTTTCTCCGCCGAGGCGCTGCGCTCCCGGATCGAGGACGCCTCGGCCCGCCTGGTGATCACCACCGACGGCCAGTACCGGCGGGGCAAGCCTGCCGCGCTCAAGCCAGCGGTGGACGAGGCCGTGGCCAGCAACCCCAGCGTGGAGCACGTGCTGGTGGTGCGCCGGACCGAGTCCGAGGTCGACTGGACCGACGGCAGGGACCTGTGGTGGCACGACCTGGTGGAGGCCCAGTCCACCGAGCACACCGCCGAGGCATTCGACGCCGAGCACCCGCTCTACATCCTCTACACCTCGGGCACCACCGGTAAGCCCAAGGGCATCCTGCACACCTCCGGCGGCTACCTCACCCAGGCCGCCTACACCCACCGCAACGTCTTCGACCTCAAGCCGGAGACCGACGTCTACTGGTGCACCGCGGACATCGGCTGGGTGACCGGGCACTCCTACATCGTCTACGGGCCGCTGGCCAACCGGGCGACCCAGGTGGTCTACGAGGGCACGCCGAACACCCCGCACGAGGGCAGGCACTGGGAGATCGTGCAGAAGTACGGGGTGTCGATCTACTACACCGCGCCCACCCTGATCCGCACCTTCATGAAGTGGGGCGCGGACATCCCGGCCAAGTACGACCTGTCCTCGCTGCGGGTGCTGGGCAGCGTGGGCGAGCCGATCAACCCCGAGGCCTGGATGTGGTACCGGGAGCACGTCGGCGCCAACCGGACGCCGATCGTGGACACCTGGTGGCAGACCGAGACCGGCGCGATCATGATCTCCCCGCTGCCCGGGGTGACCAGCACCAAGCCGGGTTCGGCGATGGGCCCGCTGCCCGGCATCGGCGCCAAGGTGGTGGACGAGGCCGGTAACGAGGTCGGCAAGGGTGGCGGCGGCTACCTGGTGCTGGACCAGCCGTGGCCGTCCATGCTGCGCGGGATCTGGGGCGATGAGGCCCGTTTCCGGGAGACCTACTGGTCGCGCTTTGAGTCCCAGGGCTTCTACTTCGCCGGGGACGGCGCCAAGTACGACACTGACGGCGCGATCTGGCTGCTCGGCCGGGTGGACGACGTCATGAACGTCTCCGGCCACCGGATCTCCACCACCGAGGTGGAGTCGGCGCTGGTCTCGCACCCGACCGTGGCCGAGGCCGCGGTGGTGGGCGCGGCCGACCCGACCACCGGCCAGGGCATCGTGGCCTTCGTGATCCTGCGCGGGGACGCGGTGGACGGCGGCGACGCCGCGGTGCAGGCGCTGCGCAACCACGTGGCCAAGGAGATCGGCCCGATCGCCAAGCCGCGGCAGATCATGGTCGTGCCCGAGCTGCCCAAGACCCGCTCCGGCAAGATCATGCGCCGCCTGCTGCGTGATGTCGCGGAGAACCGGCAGGTCGGCGACGTCACCACGCTCGCCGACTCCACGGTGATGAACCTGATCAGCGCGGGCCTGCAGAAGGGCTCCGCCAGCGAGGACTGA
- a CDS encoding GNAT family N-acetyltransferase: protein MDWWRQPTLTGEHVRLEPLTPGHVAGLHAAGRDPSVWTHLSAHWPSDLAGTSTFVQDHLAAQADGDRLVYAQIEVATGAVAGVTSFYEIVPAQRALAIGHTWIGTPWQRTALNTESKLLLLGRAFEQLAALRVVWHTDIRNERSQRAIERLGAQREGILRHHRIRPDGTLRDTVLYSMLADEWPAVRTALRTRLANSPAPV, encoded by the coding sequence ATCGACTGGTGGCGCCAACCGACCCTGACCGGCGAGCACGTGCGCCTGGAACCCCTGACCCCCGGCCATGTGGCCGGCCTGCACGCCGCGGGCCGGGACCCCTCGGTGTGGACGCACCTGTCCGCGCACTGGCCCAGCGACCTGGCGGGCACCAGTACTTTCGTCCAGGACCACCTGGCCGCACAGGCCGACGGCGACCGGCTGGTCTACGCCCAGATCGAGGTGGCCACCGGCGCGGTCGCCGGGGTGACCTCCTTCTACGAGATCGTGCCCGCGCAGCGGGCGCTGGCCATCGGGCACACCTGGATCGGCACGCCCTGGCAGCGCACCGCGCTCAACACCGAGTCCAAGCTGCTGTTGCTGGGCCGGGCCTTCGAGCAGCTGGCGGCGCTGCGGGTGGTGTGGCACACCGACATCCGCAACGAACGCTCCCAGCGGGCGATCGAGCGGCTTGGCGCGCAGCGGGAGGGAATCCTTAGGCACCACCGGATCCGGCCGGACGGGACCTTGCGCGACACGGTGCTGTACTCGATGCTCGCCGATGAGTGGCCTGCCGTCCGCACGGCGTTGCGCACGCGGCTGGCGAACTCCCCCGCACCCGTCTGA
- a CDS encoding oxidoreductase has product MSPLATDPLRPLLELPGVAEAVETARFAIAEVHRHPTNRRGWPTTAAEASVRAARASAVLDGGSAEIPAAGEVSDPVLAGALRVAESVGLLLTTWQRAPLQALARMHVLAAADLVPGADPELLGRPTADPAVAARLDLLAQLVAGGSKVPGPVVAAVVHGELLTLVPFAQANGVIARAAARLTCIATGLDLKGLGVPEVSWMRHPEAYLSAARGFASGEPDGVANWIVHYCQSLEAGAKEAVSIAEAAAAN; this is encoded by the coding sequence GTGAGTCCGCTCGCCACCGATCCGTTGCGTCCGTTGCTCGAACTGCCCGGTGTGGCCGAGGCGGTGGAGACAGCGCGATTCGCCATCGCCGAGGTGCACCGGCATCCGACCAACCGGCGCGGCTGGCCGACCACGGCCGCCGAGGCATCCGTGCGCGCGGCCAGGGCCTCTGCCGTGCTCGACGGCGGCAGCGCCGAGATCCCGGCCGCAGGCGAGGTGAGCGACCCGGTGCTGGCCGGCGCGCTGCGGGTGGCCGAATCCGTCGGCCTGCTGCTGACCACCTGGCAGCGGGCCCCGTTGCAGGCGCTGGCCCGGATGCACGTGCTGGCCGCGGCCGACCTGGTGCCCGGCGCGGATCCGGAACTACTCGGCCGCCCCACCGCCGATCCGGCCGTGGCCGCCCGGCTGGACCTGCTGGCCCAGCTGGTGGCAGGGGGCAGCAAGGTGCCCGGCCCGGTGGTCGCCGCCGTTGTGCACGGCGAACTGCTCACCCTGGTGCCCTTCGCCCAGGCCAACGGCGTGATCGCACGCGCGGCGGCCCGGCTCACCTGCATCGCCACCGGCCTGGACCTCAAGGGGCTCGGCGTGCCGGAGGTGTCCTGGATGCGGCACCCCGAGGCATACCTGAGCGCGGCCCGCGGCTTCGCCTCCGGCGAGCCCGACGGCGTGGCGAACTGGATCGTGCACTACTGCCAGTCCCTGGAGGCGGGCGCCAAGGAGGCGGTCTCGATCGCCGAGGCGGCCGCGGCGAACTGA
- a CDS encoding N-acetylmuramic acid 6-phosphate etherase, with amino-acid sequence MSFPTPRPSVRVDSPTERRNPRTLELDQLPTEDMLRMINAEDQLVPGAVALVLPELARAVDFAVESLRSGGRVHYVGAGTSGRLATLDAAELVPTFSAPTDWFLAHHAGGAAALRQAVEDAEDSLEAGAAVIAEHASPKDFVLGLAASGRTPFVLSALAAARRLGARTGLVSANPAAIAGVDVDVRLAVDTGPEAIAGSTRMKAGTAQKLVLTSFSTAVMVRLGRTYSNLMVSMKATNAKLRGRSLVILGEATGLDEKTCSAALLAAEGDVKTALVCLLSGVDTETATRALEASSGHVRHAMDSLRAATG; translated from the coding sequence ATGAGCTTCCCCACGCCGCGTCCCTCGGTCCGGGTGGACTCGCCGACGGAACGCCGCAACCCACGCACGCTCGAACTCGACCAGCTGCCAACCGAGGACATGCTGCGCATGATCAACGCCGAGGACCAGCTGGTCCCCGGCGCGGTCGCGCTGGTGCTGCCGGAGCTGGCCAGGGCGGTGGACTTCGCGGTGGAGTCGCTGCGTTCCGGCGGCCGGGTGCACTACGTCGGAGCGGGCACCTCCGGTCGGCTGGCCACGCTGGACGCGGCCGAGCTGGTGCCGACCTTCAGCGCGCCGACGGACTGGTTCCTGGCCCACCACGCCGGCGGTGCGGCCGCGCTGCGGCAGGCCGTCGAGGACGCCGAGGACAGCCTGGAGGCCGGGGCCGCGGTGATCGCCGAACACGCCTCCCCCAAGGACTTCGTGCTCGGCCTCGCCGCGTCAGGGCGCACCCCGTTCGTGCTCTCCGCGCTGGCCGCGGCCCGGCGGCTGGGCGCGCGCACCGGGCTGGTCTCGGCCAACCCGGCCGCGATCGCCGGGGTGGACGTGGACGTGCGGCTGGCCGTGGACACCGGTCCGGAGGCCATCGCCGGCTCCACCAGGATGAAGGCGGGCACCGCGCAGAAGCTGGTGCTGACCTCCTTCTCCACCGCGGTGATGGTCCGGCTGGGCCGCACCTACTCCAACCTGATGGTCAGCATGAAGGCCACCAACGCCAAGCTGCGCGGGCGGTCGCTGGTCATCCTGGGCGAGGCCACCGGGCTGGATGAGAAGACCTGTTCGGCGGCGCTGCTGGCCGCCGAGGGCGATGTGAAGACCGCGCTGGTGTGCCTGCTCTCCGGAGTGGACACCGAGACCGCCACCAGGGCGCTGGAGGCCAGCAGCGGCCATGTCCGGCACGCCATGGACAGCCTGCGGGCCGCGACCGGCTGA